In the genome of Palleronia sp. LCG004, the window GGCGCAGTTTTTCCTTACCCTCCTCGGAGCGGACGAACACGAACCGCCCCGGCGAGCAGTTCGCCGAAGTCGGTCCCATCTTCAGGATGTCCCAGAGATTGTGCAGAACATCGTCCGGGACAGGCCGGTCCTGCCAGCCGTTCTGGCTGCGGGCGTCGAGGAAGAGGCGGGAGAGTGTCTCTTCCGAGAGGTCTTGGTAGGTATCGGGCATTGTGGTTCCTTGCCGGTCGTTCAGCTGAGGGCCGTGGCGGCCACGGGGCGTATTGCGGCGATCCGCTCAAGCGTTTCGGCGAAGGCCGCCACGCGCCCTTCGGCCCCGTGCGGGCCGACGATCTGCACCGACAGGGGGCCTGCGGATGTCGCCGCGATCGGCAGCGACAGCGCGGGCAACCCCAGGATCGAGGCAGGACGCGTGAAGCATGTAAGCCCCGAAACCACGCGGTCCACGTCGGCCCCGCCACCGACATCGACGGCCGCGGCCGGGGGCGGCACGTCCACGAGGGTCGGCATCAGCATGAGGTCGGCCCGCGTGAAGTATTCGGCGGTACGCTCGCGGGCGAGGGCGCGGATCTGGCGTGCGCGGAGATATGCGGCCGCCGGTATCGCCGCCGCCTGGACCAGCCGTCCGCGCACCTGCGGCCCGTAGCTGTCGGGCGCGGCACGGAGCCTGTCGGCATGAACGGTGGCGGCCTCGGACATGGCGATGACGTTCGCCGGCTCGACGAGGCCGGCGAAGAGGTCGGCGGGCACCTCCGAGAGCGTGTGGCCGGCCGCCTCGGCGGCGCGGGCGAGATCGGTCAAGGCGGTCTGCATTCCGGGCGAGGCCCCGTCCATCATCAGCCCGACGCGGAGCGGGCGGCCATCCTCGGAAATGTCGCGTCCCATGACGAGCCCCAGCACGAGCCGGGCGCAGGCGACGGAGGCGGCGAGGGGGCCGATGCAATCCTGCGTCCATGACAGCGGCATCGCATCGCGGTTCGAGACAGATCCCTGACCGGGCTTGAATCCGACCACGCCGTTGCAGGCGGCCGGGATGCGGATCGACCCGCCCGTATCCGACCCGAGCGCCGCCGGAACGAGGCCGGAGGCCACGGCGACACCCGACCCGCTGGAAGACCCGCCGGGGATCGCGCCCTCGACGGTGGGATTGCGGGGCAGGGGGTGGTGGGCGTTGTGCCCGGTGGGGCCCATCGCGAACTCGCTCATCCGGAGGCGGGCTATCTGGGTCTGGCCCGCGGCATCGAGACGGCGCAGCACGTCGCATGTCCGGGTGGCGATCCGTTCGGCGGAGGGATGCGCGCCCATGCCGACGGCCTCTCCGCGGCGGTCGAACATGTCCTTGTGGGCGAGGGGAATGCCCGCGAGAGGTCCGGTGCCGGTCGATCGGTGATCCTCGACGACGGCCGCCACGGCGGAATGGCCGGTGGCGCGACGTCGCGCCTCGGCCGCGAGTTCGGCGGCCGAGACCTCGCCCCGATCGAGACGGGATCGTAGGACGGAGACGGTATCGAGGGGGGGAAGGGTCATGCGCTCGGGTCCTCGAAAGGGGGTGGGACGGCGAGGCCGTCCTCCGTTCGGATCAGCGGGTGGTTCCAGACCGCCTCGAGGCGTCGGAGCTGATCCTCGAAGATCGCCCGTTCCTCGGGCTTGGGCGGGCGGCCGAGCATCCAAGCCAGCGGGTCCATGCCGGTCATCCGAAGCTCTGGGGCGCGCGCCCGCGCACGAGTTGCGAGAGGGAGACCGCCACCACCAGCGCCCCGCCGTAGAAGAGGCTCTGAACGTAGGCATCCGCCCCGAGCATGGTGAGCCCGGTGATCCCGGTGATGAGGAAATAGACCGCGAGCAGCGTGCCCAGCGGGTTGAACCGCCCGGGATAGAGCGTGGTCGCACCGAGGAAGGCCGCCGCGAAGGCCGGCAGCAGAAGCGATGCCCCGGAATTCGGATCGGCCGAGCCGGTCATCCCGGCATAGAGCACGCCCGCGAGCGCCGAGAGCGTCCCCGAGACGACGAAGGCGGATGTCCGGACGCGGTCCACCCGGACGCCGTTCAACCGCGCCACGTCACGTCCGCGCCCGGCAAAGAGGAGCTTGCGGCCCGTCACCGTGAATTCGAGGACCCACCACATGACAAGCGCCAGCGCGAGGCCGTAATAGAACGCCATCGGGATGCCGAAGAGCCGGTCGATCACCACCCGTTCGACCAGCGCCATGGAGACGCCGGAAATGGTGCGGCTGTTCGAGATCGAGAGCGTCAGCCCGCCGAGGAAGGTGCCGACGCCGAGCGTCACGATGAGGGAATGGATCCGGAAGTAGAGAATGAAGAACGCGTTGATCGCCCCGACGATCGCGCCCACCGCGAGGGCTATCAGGATCGATCCGACGATCGGCAGGCCCAGCTGGACGTTGGTGACGGCGATCAGCATGGACGAAAAGACGAGGACGTTCGCCGCCGAGAGGTCGAAATCCCCGGCGGTCAGGGGGACCAGGATGGCGAGCGCCAGCACGACCAGAACGGCCTGCGACCCGAACATCGAGCTGAAGGTCCGCCAGTTGAGGAACGTGTCGGGGATGGCGAGGGCGAAGGCGGCGACGAGGAGCGCCCATGCGCCCAGAAGGGCGAAACGCTCGATCTCGGTCTTCCAGGCGATCGAGCGCCCGGGCGGGGGGATCTCGGTGGACGAGGCGGTCATGCGGGTACCTCCGTTCGCGCATCGGGTTCGGGGGGAGCGAGGCTGGCCCGCGCGATCGCCTCCTTGGTCAGGGCGGGGCCGTCGAGGATCGCGTCGGGCCGTCCGCGTCTGAATACGATCACGCGGTCGCAGATCTGGGCAAGCTGTTCGTGGTCGGTGGACGAGACGAGGATCGCCATTCCGTCGCCCGCGGCGGCATCGAGCGCGGCGAAGATCTGCTGCCGTGCCCCGTAATCGACGCCCTGCGTCGGCTCGTCGAGGCAGAGAAGCTGCGGGGCTTCGGCCAGCCATTTTCCCAGCAGGACCTTCTGCTGGTTGCCGCCCGACAGGTTGCCCAGATTGGCCGCCGGGTTCGCCGGCCGCACGTCGTGGGTTGCGATCAGGTCCTCGGTCGCGCCGCGCATGGCGCCGGGGCTCAGCCGTCCGAACCGGCGCAGTCGCGGCAATGCGAGAAACGTCGCGTTCTCAGTGACCGACAACGACCCGATACCGGCCTGCCCCATCCGGTCGCCGGGCAGGAGACCGATGCCGGCCGCTTGCGCCGAGGCGGGCTGCAACCGGGCGATATCGTGGGTGCGACCGTTCAGCGTCAGCCGTCCGCGGCCGGGCGTTGCGCCGAACAGCAGGTAGGGAATATCGGCGAAACCCGATCCGATCAGTCCGGTGACGCCGACGATCTCGCCCGGACGGATGGCGGCGTCGAAACGCGCGCAGCGGCCGCCCGTCAATCCGTCGATCCGCAGGACCTTTTGCCCGGAGGGCCTGCGGGGCGCGCGGGCATAGGCCGCGATCGAGCGGCCGACGATGGTGTCGAGAATCTTCTGGCGGGAGGTCTCGTCCGTGCGCATCACGGCGGTCAGTCGTCCATCCCGCATGATCGCCACGCGGTCGGTTATGTCGAGCACCTCGTCGATATCGTGCGTGACGATGATGACCGACGCGCCGGTCTTGCGGATCCGGCGCAGGAGACCGAACAGCCTTTCCACGTCATCGACGGAAAGGAACGGCGTCGGTTCGTCCAGGACCAGGATCCCCTCGCCGCCGCGGCCCGCATCGGACCGGCGAAGCTCGGCCACGGCCCGCACGATTGCGACGTAGGCCCGTTCGACGGGCGAGAGGCTGGCGACATCGGCCATCGGGTCGATCGACAGGCCGAATTCGTCCATCAGGCGGGCGATCCTCGCCCGCTCCGTCCGCCAGCGGATGCCGTAGGGGCGTCGGCTCTCGTCCGAGACGATCATGTTGTCGGCGACCGACAGTGACGGGATCAGCGCAAGGTGCTGGTGAACGAAGGCCACGCCCATCCTGCGGATGCGGGCGGGGTCCAGAGGCAGAGGGAGATCCTCGCCCCACAGGCGGACGAGCGATCCGGCATTCGGGGAATTGAACCCGGCGAGGACCTTGATGAGCGTGGATTTTCCGGACCCGTTCGCGCCCAGAAGGCCAAGGATCTCTCCCCTTCGCAAACCGAGCGAGACGTCCTTGAGCACGTCCACGGACCCGAAGGACATCCGGATGTTGCGCATTCGCAGGATATCCGCATCGTGAGGGGGAACGACGGGCGGGGCGAGATCGACCACCGTCATCCGTTCAGTCCAGCATCCACAGGCGGCGGAACCCGTCGATATGGGCGTCGCCGTAACCGCTGTCGAAATCGGCGGGAATGCCGGCCGTCTCGATGTTCGTCTCGTCGAAGACGAGAAGCGGAATGCCCAGCGTTTCGGGAACGTCCATGTCGCAGAGCAGCCGCATCTGGGCGTCGATGGCCGCATAGCCCGCCCAGCCGAGGCTTTCGCCGACATCCATCTCGACCGTCCCCTCGCGCACCATGTCGAGGACGAAGGGCGTGCCGTTGAAGCTTGCCACCGGCACGTCCGCTGCGGCGATCCGCAGAGCGGGCGTCACGAACTGGGTCATGCTGTCGTAGATCGGCAGGATGTAATTGATGCCGGGATTGGCCAGCAGGGCCGACTGGACGCCGGGCGTGATGCGGGTGGCCCATTCCGCCAGCGGAACATTGAGGTATTGCTGTCCGCAATCGGGGCAATATTCGGCGAGCTGGGTCTGGATGGCCTCGACGAACGGGATCGACGGCAACACGTCGTCCGATCCGATGATCAGGACGTCGGGCGCACCGTCGGTCTGTACATAGGCCCAGGCCGCGAGAAGCCTGCCGACATCCGAGAACGGGACCTTGGCGGAGGCATCGACGTAATCCTCCTGGGTTTGCGTGTCGTCGTAGAGATGCGTCGTGCTGACCTTGAGCCCGGCCGCGCGCGCCTCCATGAGCTGGGGTGCGATGACGGCGGGATTGAGGCCGCCTGCGACATCCACGAGGTCGTAGCCCTGGGAGACGGCCTGGTTCACGCCCTGGATCCACGCATCCGACCCGCCCTGGTTCTCCCATAGGGTGAATTCGAACCCGACCTCGTCGGCGGCGCGCGACATCGCATCCGAAAGGGCAACCATGAACGGGATCGTCATGGAGACCGGCACCGAGAAGATGCGCTTGTCCGCCATGCAGGCCCGGGCGTCGAAGGGCTCTCCCATCGCCTCGAATTGCGGGATCTGGCGGTGTCGTTCGACGAGCGCTTGCGCGTCGGACATCGCGTCGGCGGACGCGATGCCGGGCAAGAGGATCGTGGCGGCGGTCAGGAGACGAGGGAATGTCATGGCGAGGTTCCTTCCGAAAAGTCCCTGACCACGAGTTTGTATGGACATAGTATCCGAGATAAGATCCGTTTCGAATTACCGACGGGTGATGCCCCCAAACGACGATTATTTGCGCAGATCGGACGGCGAATGCTCAATCAATGCAATGATCGGACATTTCAGGTGCGTGTCGCCTGTTTCCAGCCGAGGATTCCGCCCAGCAGGCCCGCGCTCGCGAAGATCGCGAAACATGCGGGATAGCTTCCGACCGAGCTGAACGTCAGTGCGAAGATCGAGGGGCCGAGAATGGCGCCTATGAAGGTGTAGGCCAGGATCGCACCCGTCACCGCGCCGATCTCACCCTCGGGCGCGCTGCGGGCGATGGCCGACAGGAACACCCCGTTCCAGCCGGTCGCGCAGGCCCCGAGGGCGATCATCGTCGGGACCAGGACGACGACC includes:
- a CDS encoding ABC transporter permease, encoding MTASSTEIPPPGRSIAWKTEIERFALLGAWALLVAAFALAIPDTFLNWRTFSSMFGSQAVLVVLALAILVPLTAGDFDLSAANVLVFSSMLIAVTNVQLGLPIVGSILIALAVGAIVGAINAFFILYFRIHSLIVTLGVGTFLGGLTLSISNSRTISGVSMALVERVVIDRLFGIPMAFYYGLALALVMWWVLEFTVTGRKLLFAGRGRDVARLNGVRVDRVRTSAFVVSGTLSALAGVLYAGMTGSADPNSGASLLLPAFAAAFLGATTLYPGRFNPLGTLLAVYFLITGITGLTMLGADAYVQSLFYGGALVVAVSLSQLVRGRAPQSFG
- a CDS encoding sugar ABC transporter ATP-binding protein; amino-acid sequence: MVDLAPPVVPPHDADILRMRNIRMSFGSVDVLKDVSLGLRRGEILGLLGANGSGKSTLIKVLAGFNSPNAGSLVRLWGEDLPLPLDPARIRRMGVAFVHQHLALIPSLSVADNMIVSDESRRPYGIRWRTERARIARLMDEFGLSIDPMADVASLSPVERAYVAIVRAVAELRRSDAGRGGEGILVLDEPTPFLSVDDVERLFGLLRRIRKTGASVIIVTHDIDEVLDITDRVAIMRDGRLTAVMRTDETSRQKILDTIVGRSIAAYARAPRRPSGQKVLRIDGLTGGRCARFDAAIRPGEIVGVTGLIGSGFADIPYLLFGATPGRGRLTLNGRTHDIARLQPASAQAAGIGLLPGDRMGQAGIGSLSVTENATFLALPRLRRFGRLSPGAMRGATEDLIATHDVRPANPAANLGNLSGGNQQKVLLGKWLAEAPQLLCLDEPTQGVDYGARQQIFAALDAAAGDGMAILVSSTDHEQLAQICDRVIVFRRGRPDAILDGPALTKEAIARASLAPPEPDARTEVPA
- a CDS encoding amidase — its product is MTLPPLDTVSVLRSRLDRGEVSAAELAAEARRRATGHSAVAAVVEDHRSTGTGPLAGIPLAHKDMFDRRGEAVGMGAHPSAERIATRTCDVLRRLDAAGQTQIARLRMSEFAMGPTGHNAHHPLPRNPTVEGAIPGGSSSGSGVAVASGLVPAALGSDTGGSIRIPAACNGVVGFKPGQGSVSNRDAMPLSWTQDCIGPLAASVACARLVLGLVMGRDISEDGRPLRVGLMMDGASPGMQTALTDLARAAEAAGHTLSEVPADLFAGLVEPANVIAMSEAATVHADRLRAAPDSYGPQVRGRLVQAAAIPAAAYLRARQIRALARERTAEYFTRADLMLMPTLVDVPPPAAAVDVGGGADVDRVVSGLTCFTRPASILGLPALSLPIAATSAGPLSVQIVGPHGAEGRVAAFAETLERIAAIRPVAATALS
- a CDS encoding sugar ABC transporter substrate-binding protein, with the protein product MTFPRLLTAATILLPGIASADAMSDAQALVERHRQIPQFEAMGEPFDARACMADKRIFSVPVSMTIPFMVALSDAMSRAADEVGFEFTLWENQGGSDAWIQGVNQAVSQGYDLVDVAGGLNPAVIAPQLMEARAAGLKVSTTHLYDDTQTQEDYVDASAKVPFSDVGRLLAAWAYVQTDGAPDVLIIGSDDVLPSIPFVEAIQTQLAEYCPDCGQQYLNVPLAEWATRITPGVQSALLANPGINYILPIYDSMTQFVTPALRIAAADVPVASFNGTPFVLDMVREGTVEMDVGESLGWAGYAAIDAQMRLLCDMDVPETLGIPLLVFDETNIETAGIPADFDSGYGDAHIDGFRRLWMLD